One Bacillus mesophilus genomic region harbors:
- the tsaE gene encoding tRNA (adenosine(37)-N6)-threonylcarbamoyltransferase complex ATPase subunit type 1 TsaE, with product MKTNSWITNNEEETRKFASNLGQLVRAGDVILLEGDLGAGKTTFTKGLAEGLGVTRTVNSPTFTIIKEYNGRIPLYHMDVYRVSDEFEDLGFDEYFHGSGVTVVEWAHLIQEQLPSKYACIKITREDDQKRKIVYQAVGERYEQLGKELNKHENTSN from the coding sequence ATGAAAACTAATAGTTGGATAACTAATAATGAGGAAGAAACAAGAAAGTTTGCTAGTAATTTGGGTCAGCTTGTTAGGGCTGGAGATGTTATTCTTTTAGAAGGGGATTTAGGTGCTGGGAAGACCACCTTTACGAAAGGATTAGCAGAGGGACTAGGTGTTACTAGAACAGTAAATAGTCCGACATTTACAATTATAAAGGAGTACAATGGACGGATTCCTTTATATCATATGGATGTTTATCGTGTTTCAGATGAATTTGAGGATCTAGGCTTCGATGAGTATTTTCATGGCTCTGGTGTAACAGTAGTGGAATGGGCTCATTTAATTCAAGAGCAATTACCATCAAAATATGCATGTATTAAAATTACTAGAGAAGATGATCAAAAACGTAAGATTGTTTACCAAGCAGTCGGTGAAAGGTACGAACAATTGGGCAAGGAGTTAAATAAACATGAAAATACTAGCAATTGA
- the rimI gene encoding ribosomal protein S18-alanine N-acetyltransferase, which translates to MNESITFRLMTVADIDQILVIEHLSFTVPWSREAFHNELLSNPYASYIVMQDHDQVIGYCGLWVVLEEAHVTNIAVLPEYRGRKLGEALLKQAVELVMALGAERLSLEVRVTNHVAQSLYRKLGFQDGGIRKNYYTDNGEDALVMWVNIYETANHIRN; encoded by the coding sequence GTGAATGAATCTATAACATTTCGGTTAATGACAGTAGCCGATATTGACCAAATACTTGTGATTGAGCATTTATCATTTACAGTACCATGGAGTCGAGAGGCTTTTCACAATGAGTTATTGAGCAATCCCTATGCGAGTTATATTGTTATGCAGGACCACGATCAAGTAATCGGATATTGTGGATTATGGGTTGTCCTAGAAGAGGCTCATGTTACTAATATTGCAGTACTACCGGAATACCGAGGTAGAAAGCTCGGTGAGGCACTTTTAAAACAAGCAGTGGAGCTCGTTATGGCTTTAGGGGCAGAGCGACTATCACTAGAAGTAAGAGTCACCAATCATGTAGCCCAATCGTTATATCGTAAGCTTGGCTTTCAAGATGGTGGAATAAGAAAGAATTATTATACTGATAATGGCGAGGATGCCTTAGTGATGTGGGTGAATATATATGAAACAGCAAATCATATTAGGAATTGA
- the tsaB gene encoding tRNA (adenosine(37)-N6)-threonylcarbamoyltransferase complex dimerization subunit type 1 TsaB, which translates to MKILAIDTSTYVMGIALTDQQNVIGEYITNIKKNHSVRLMPAIEQVMIDCDISPNMLDKIVVAKGPGSYTGVRIGVSIAKTLAWSLQVPLVGVSSLEQLAWNGRGFNGYICPVMDARREQLFTGLYQYNGQSMTSVMKDQNVPLEDWLAQLKDIDGNVLFIGNDVPIHRGKMAEVLGDQAVFSSFLDGNPRPALLAHIGSTKEAEDLHTFVPSYLRLAEAEANWLASNEKSH; encoded by the coding sequence ATGAAAATACTAGCAATTGATACATCCACGTATGTTATGGGGATTGCTTTAACAGACCAACAAAATGTTATAGGAGAATATATCACTAATATAAAGAAAAATCACTCTGTGAGGCTAATGCCAGCAATTGAACAAGTCATGATAGATTGTGATATTTCACCGAATATGCTCGATAAAATTGTAGTAGCAAAAGGCCCAGGTTCATATACTGGGGTTAGAATTGGTGTATCAATAGCAAAGACATTGGCTTGGAGCCTACAAGTACCATTAGTTGGGGTTTCTAGCTTAGAGCAATTGGCCTGGAATGGAAGGGGATTTAACGGATATATCTGCCCTGTTATGGATGCAAGAAGGGAACAACTCTTTACAGGATTATATCAGTACAATGGTCAAAGTATGACTTCAGTAATGAAGGATCAGAATGTTCCATTAGAAGATTGGTTGGCACAGTTAAAAGATATCGATGGTAATGTTTTATTTATAGGAAATGATGTACCGATTCACCGGGGAAAAATGGCAGAGGTTCTAGGTGATCAAGCTGTATTTTCATCTTTTTTAGATGGTAATCCAAGACCAGCTCTATTGGCTCACATTGGATCAACAAAAGAAGCAGAAGATCTACATACTTTTGTACCTAGCTATCTTCGTCTAGCAGAAGCAGAAGCAAATTGGTTAGCTTCCAATGAGAAGTCTCATTAA
- the tsaD gene encoding tRNA (adenosine(37)-N6)-threonylcarbamoyltransferase complex transferase subunit TsaD encodes MKQQIILGIETSCDETAVAIVKDGREILSNVVSSQIESHKRFGGVVPEIASRHHVEQLTIVLEEALQQAGVTFKEIDAIAVTEGPGLVGALLIGVNAAKAISFSQSIPLVGVHHIAGHIYANRFISEFTFPLLTLVVSGGHTELVLMKEHGSFEVIGETRDDAAGEAYDKVARTLDLPYPGGPHIDRLAQTGQPSINLPRAWLEPDSYDFSFSGLKSAVINTLHNAKQRGEEIKPEDLAASFQESVIEVLVTKTKRAAKNYGVKQVLLAGGVAANKGLRSQLVEAFKDETGVELVIPPLSLCTDNAAMIAAAGSVSFAKGKTSPLDLNANPGLPLTSF; translated from the coding sequence ATGAAACAGCAAATCATATTAGGAATTGAAACCAGCTGTGATGAAACGGCTGTGGCAATCGTAAAAGATGGACGTGAGATTTTATCCAATGTGGTCTCATCTCAAATTGAAAGTCATAAAAGGTTTGGCGGAGTGGTTCCAGAAATAGCATCTCGGCACCATGTTGAGCAATTAACGATTGTCCTAGAGGAAGCATTACAACAAGCGGGTGTTACCTTTAAAGAGATCGATGCAATTGCTGTAACAGAAGGACCGGGTCTTGTTGGAGCTTTATTAATAGGTGTAAACGCTGCAAAGGCAATCTCGTTTTCACAATCCATTCCTCTTGTAGGTGTTCATCATATTGCAGGTCATATTTATGCGAATCGATTTATATCGGAGTTTACATTTCCGTTATTAACCTTAGTAGTCTCGGGTGGACATACTGAACTTGTCTTAATGAAGGAGCATGGCTCTTTTGAGGTAATCGGTGAAACTAGGGATGATGCTGCCGGAGAGGCTTATGACAAAGTAGCAAGAACACTGGATCTACCTTACCCAGGAGGTCCTCATATCGACCGACTAGCTCAAACAGGACAACCGTCAATAAATTTGCCAAGAGCATGGTTAGAGCCTGATTCATATGATTTTAGCTTCAGTGGATTAAAATCGGCAGTTATTAACACCCTTCACAATGCAAAACAGCGTGGTGAGGAAATTAAACCTGAGGATCTTGCAGCTAGCTTTCAAGAGAGTGTAATTGAAGTGCTCGTAACGAAGACAAAAAGGGCCGCAAAGAATTATGGAGTTAAGCAGGTATTACTTGCGGGTGGAGTCGCAGCTAATAAGGGGCTAAGAAGCCAGCTTGTAGAAGCCTTTAAAGATGAAACAGGTGTTGAGCTTGTTATACCGCCACTTTCTTTATGCACAGATAATGCAGCAATGATTGCTGCTGCAGGTAGTGTATCGTTTGCTAAGGGTAAGACTTCACCCTTAGATTTAAATGCAAATCCAGGTTTGCCGTTAACATCGTTTTAA